In Nocardia sputorum, a single genomic region encodes these proteins:
- the kstR gene encoding cholesterol catabolism transcriptional regulator KstR produces the protein MASPSRSQPADPSAARPAATVTTLSEDELSSAAQRERRKRILDATLALASKGGYDAVQMRAVAERADVAVGTLYRYFPSKVHLLVSALSREFEQIEGKRKPLAGQSPQERMHLLLTQITRMMQRDPLLTEAMTRAFMFADASAAAEVDRVGKVMDRVFARAMNDGEPTERQLAIARVISDVWLSNLVAWLTRRASATDVTERLELTVDLLLGERNQ, from the coding sequence ATGGCCAGTCCGTCCCGATCGCAGCCAGCCGACCCGAGCGCGGCCCGGCCCGCGGCCACGGTCACCACGCTCAGCGAGGACGAGCTGAGCTCGGCGGCGCAGCGCGAACGGCGCAAGCGGATCCTGGACGCGACCTTGGCGCTCGCGTCCAAGGGCGGCTACGACGCGGTCCAGATGCGCGCGGTGGCCGAACGCGCCGACGTCGCCGTCGGCACGCTGTACCGCTACTTCCCGTCGAAGGTGCACCTGCTGGTCTCGGCGCTGTCGCGCGAGTTCGAGCAGATCGAGGGCAAACGCAAGCCGCTTGCCGGACAGTCTCCCCAGGAGCGCATGCATCTGCTGCTCACCCAGATCACCCGGATGATGCAGCGCGACCCGCTCCTCACCGAGGCCATGACCAGGGCGTTCATGTTCGCCGACGCCTCGGCCGCCGCCGAGGTGGACCGCGTCGGCAAGGTCATGGACCGCGTGTTCGCCCGCGCCATGAACGACGGCGAGCCCACCGAGCGCCAGCTCGCCATCGCCCGGGTGATCAGCGACGTGTGGCTGTCGAATCTGGTCGCCTGGCTCACCCGGCGCGCCTCGGCCACCGACGTCACCGAGCGCCTGGAACTGACCGTCGACCTGCTGCTGGGCGAGCGCAACCAGTAA
- a CDS encoding acyl-CoA dehydrogenase, producing MTIATTDEHKAVQESMRGWAASVRPIATMRTGAADFWRAYWPALAEIGIFRVAVAEDAGGAGGSVADLAVLVEQAAHDLVGGPVLATALANLITGGRLDEDLPCGVALDFVVGSTVSVPAASDGVLLTGTWDSVLGAAPGTAVLLPIDHPQGQRWCLVPPDAAGLRVEALAPLDPSTPLARVHCADLRVPTERVFVAPHAAEDLLVALVAAELSGLAGWCLETAVEYAKVREQFGRKIGSFQAVKHICAWMLCRTELIRAVAADTAAAVDDGGAELPIAAAIAAAIALDAAVETAKDCIQVLGGIGFTWEHDAHLYLRRATALRQLLGGSARWRARVTELTRRGLRRTTGADRVFAEEGVAAVDGDRAHELAADVARIAALPAERQRDALVEAGLVMPHWPRPYGRAADPMTGLVISEELRRAGLTAPDLAIGGWAIPTLLQHGTPEQIERFAWPTLRGEVVWCQLFSEPEAGSDLAALRTTAKKVDGGWVLRGQKVWTSLGDKANWAICLARTDPDAAKHRGITYFLVDMHSAGLEVRPLVQITGEARFSEVFLDDVFVPDDCVVGALNNGWKIARSTLSTERVAMGGNGIGPVLEELIAKSPATGPGAELVNDRLGGFVAEAIAGLLLEQRAAVKMLAGGDPGAQSSVRKLVGVRHRQAVAEFAAEAAGPLGAQDSEVTKEFLLTRCLSIAGGTEQILLTVAGERILGLPRDADS from the coding sequence GTGACCATCGCCACCACTGACGAGCATAAAGCCGTCCAGGAGTCGATGCGCGGATGGGCGGCGTCGGTCCGTCCAATTGCAACAATGCGGACCGGTGCGGCCGACTTCTGGCGCGCCTATTGGCCCGCGCTGGCCGAGATCGGGATCTTCCGGGTCGCGGTGGCCGAGGACGCGGGCGGTGCGGGCGGGTCGGTCGCCGATCTGGCCGTGCTGGTGGAGCAGGCGGCGCACGACCTGGTCGGCGGCCCGGTGCTCGCAACGGCTTTGGCCAATCTGATCACCGGCGGGCGGCTCGACGAGGACCTGCCGTGCGGTGTCGCGCTCGACTTCGTCGTCGGCTCGACGGTGAGCGTACCCGCCGCAAGCGATGGTGTGTTGCTCACGGGTACCTGGGATTCCGTGCTCGGCGCCGCGCCCGGGACCGCCGTGCTGCTGCCGATCGACCATCCCCAGGGGCAGCGCTGGTGCCTGGTGCCGCCCGACGCCGCAGGCTTGCGGGTGGAGGCGCTCGCGCCGCTGGACCCGAGCACGCCGCTGGCGCGGGTGCACTGCGCCGACCTGCGCGTGCCCACCGAACGCGTGTTCGTCGCGCCGCACGCCGCCGAGGATCTGCTCGTCGCGCTGGTCGCCGCCGAACTGTCCGGCCTCGCGGGCTGGTGCCTGGAGACCGCGGTCGAGTACGCCAAGGTGCGCGAGCAGTTCGGCCGCAAGATCGGTTCGTTCCAGGCGGTCAAGCACATCTGCGCCTGGATGCTGTGCCGCACCGAACTCATCCGCGCCGTGGCGGCCGACACCGCGGCCGCCGTGGACGACGGCGGCGCCGAGCTGCCGATCGCCGCCGCCATCGCGGCCGCGATCGCTCTGGACGCCGCGGTCGAGACCGCCAAGGACTGCATCCAGGTACTCGGCGGCATCGGCTTCACCTGGGAACACGACGCGCACCTGTATCTGCGCCGGGCGACGGCACTGCGCCAACTGCTCGGCGGTTCGGCGCGCTGGCGGGCCCGGGTCACCGAGCTGACCCGCCGGGGCCTGCGGCGCACCACCGGCGCCGACCGGGTCTTCGCCGAAGAAGGCGTGGCCGCCGTGGACGGCGACCGCGCGCACGAACTGGCGGCCGACGTCGCGCGGATCGCGGCGCTGCCCGCCGAGCGGCAGCGCGACGCGCTGGTCGAGGCCGGCCTGGTCATGCCGCATTGGCCGCGGCCGTACGGGCGCGCCGCCGACCCGATGACCGGCCTGGTGATCTCCGAGGAACTGCGCCGCGCCGGGCTCACCGCGCCCGACCTGGCGATCGGCGGCTGGGCGATCCCGACGTTGTTGCAGCACGGGACGCCGGAGCAGATCGAGCGCTTCGCCTGGCCCACTTTGCGCGGCGAGGTGGTCTGGTGCCAGCTGTTCAGCGAGCCGGAAGCGGGCTCCGACCTGGCGGCGTTGCGCACCACCGCGAAGAAAGTGGACGGCGGCTGGGTGCTGCGCGGTCAGAAGGTGTGGACTTCGCTGGGCGACAAAGCGAATTGGGCGATCTGCCTGGCGCGCACCGACCCGGACGCGGCCAAGCACCGGGGCATCACGTACTTCTTGGTCGACATGCACAGCGCCGGGCTCGAAGTGCGCCCGCTGGTGCAGATCACCGGGGAGGCGCGTTTCAGCGAGGTCTTCCTCGACGACGTGTTCGTGCCGGACGACTGCGTGGTCGGCGCGCTGAACAACGGATGGAAGATCGCCCGCTCCACCCTCTCCACGGAGCGGGTGGCCATGGGCGGCAACGGCATCGGGCCCGTGCTCGAAGAGCTGATCGCGAAATCGCCAGCCACCGGTCCCGGCGCGGAGCTGGTGAACGATCGCCTGGGCGGCTTCGTCGCTGAGGCGATCGCGGGCCTGCTGCTCGAGCAGCGGGCCGCGGTGAAGATGCTGGCGGGCGGGGACCCCGGCGCGCAGAGCAGCGTGCGCAAGCTGGTCGGCGTGCGCCACCGCCAAGCGGTCGCCGAATTCGCCGCGGAGGCGGCGGGCCC